A genomic region of Halopelagius longus contains the following coding sequences:
- a CDS encoding nitrite/sulfite reductase, with protein MPTDVERWKSEVYGNEIREHLFRFAEEGWDAIPDDEHDAWFERFKWWGLYHQRNGQESYFMMRIGTPNGVLEPGQLRVVGEIAEEYATGPGTNPIFGDAYADFTTRQSIQLHWINIEDVPEIFEKLEENGMSTQQACGDSWRNIVGNPVAGKDAEEVIDAWPVIHDLNEQFKGNDDHSNLPRKWKVSVTGSPDGSGQGDINDLAFEPAYKEIDGEEVVGFNVRVGGGLARNEERFARDIDVWVSEENVPEVAGGLSALFREYGDREDRYNARIKFLVDEWGPEKVRDVLQEEFVDFELHTAGRDVREEYTYNAGDGGRNDLIGVHEQKDGDNFVGLNVLVGRMGAEDVLELADLAEEYGSGEVRLTQRQNVIVTDVPDEKLDAFLEEDLLEHYSPDPSPFMRGSVACTGTEFCSLSIVETKNRQVRYARWLKENAELPEGTEEFHIHLSGCTASCAQPQIADVSLRGMKTRKDGEAVEALDIGLGGGLGEEPQFAQWVTQRVPVDEVPGAIKNLLENFDEEREDGESFREFVTRKDEDELAELVEPEETDYEDPMMHNTKMTWYPYADDDDMGSSPAPTYPDDTPMPADD; from the coding sequence ATGCCTACGGACGTCGAACGCTGGAAGTCAGAGGTGTACGGGAACGAGATACGCGAGCATCTGTTCAGGTTCGCGGAGGAGGGGTGGGACGCCATCCCGGACGACGAACACGACGCGTGGTTCGAGCGGTTCAAGTGGTGGGGTCTGTACCACCAGCGGAACGGACAGGAGTCGTACTTCATGATGCGCATCGGGACGCCGAACGGCGTCCTCGAACCGGGCCAACTGCGCGTCGTCGGCGAGATAGCCGAGGAGTACGCGACCGGACCGGGCACGAACCCCATCTTCGGCGACGCCTACGCCGACTTCACGACCCGGCAGTCGATCCAACTGCACTGGATAAACATCGAGGACGTGCCGGAGATATTCGAGAAACTGGAGGAGAACGGCATGTCCACCCAGCAGGCCTGCGGTGACTCCTGGCGGAACATCGTCGGCAACCCCGTCGCCGGGAAGGACGCCGAGGAGGTCATCGACGCGTGGCCCGTCATCCACGACCTCAACGAGCAGTTCAAGGGCAACGACGACCACTCGAACCTCCCGCGGAAGTGGAAGGTGTCGGTCACGGGCTCCCCCGACGGATCCGGGCAGGGCGACATCAACGACCTCGCCTTCGAACCGGCGTACAAGGAGATAGACGGCGAGGAAGTCGTCGGCTTCAACGTCCGGGTCGGCGGCGGCCTCGCCCGAAACGAGGAGCGCTTCGCCCGCGACATCGACGTGTGGGTTTCCGAGGAGAACGTCCCCGAGGTGGCCGGCGGCCTCTCCGCCCTCTTCCGCGAGTACGGCGACCGCGAGGACCGCTACAACGCCCGCATCAAGTTCCTCGTCGACGAGTGGGGTCCCGAGAAGGTCCGCGACGTGCTCCAAGAGGAGTTCGTGGACTTCGAGCTCCACACCGCCGGACGCGACGTCCGCGAGGAGTACACGTACAACGCCGGCGACGGCGGCCGCAACGACCTCATCGGCGTCCACGAGCAGAAGGACGGCGACAACTTCGTCGGCCTGAACGTGCTCGTCGGCCGGATGGGTGCCGAGGACGTGCTCGAACTCGCCGACCTCGCGGAGGAGTACGGCTCCGGCGAGGTCCGACTCACGCAGCGTCAGAACGTCATCGTCACCGACGTGCCCGACGAGAAACTCGACGCGTTCCTCGAAGAGGACCTGCTTGAACACTACTCGCCTGACCCCTCGCCGTTCATGCGCGGTTCCGTCGCCTGCACGGGGACGGAGTTCTGCTCGCTCTCCATCGTGGAGACGAAGAACCGGCAGGTGCGCTACGCTCGCTGGCTGAAGGAGAACGCCGAACTCCCCGAGGGCACCGAGGAGTTCCACATCCACCTCTCGGGCTGCACCGCCTCCTGCGCCCAGCCGCAGATCGCGGACGTGAGCCTCCGCGGCATGAAGACCCGGAAGGACGGCGAAGCGGTCGAAGCCCTCGACATCGGTCTGGGCGGCGGCCTCGGCGAGGAACCGCAGTTCGCCCAGTGGGTCACCCAACGCGTCCCCGTCGACGAGGTGCCGGGAGCCATCAAGAACCTCCTCGAGAACTTCGACGAGGAACGCGAGGACGGCGAGTCCTTCCGCGAGTTCGTCACCCGCAAAGACGAAGACGAACTGGCCGAACTCGTCGAACCCGAGGAGACGGACTACGAGGACCCGATGATGCACAACACGAAGATGACGTGGTACCCGTACGCCGACGACGACGACATGGGCTCCAGCCCCGCGCCGACGTACCCCGACGACACGCCGATGCCGGCCGACGACTGA
- a CDS encoding DUF7119 family protein, which translates to MTDDNRPPADSGDQPTLPADREEPVGEPVVRADPAITGHRAHEAVGFDPDDPESISLAAETVRAFSENTVGAEDNVYMLRGAAACAALVRGVGSYKEAAERAGGDVSVSFIRKWARVHDLPQGIRRHVARGHIAPTAAKHIARVPGPDRFDIAWAVIDGDLTVREVRQVASEVNDGRSVSEALADRDVQFGRLELSLPPDAYRELRRRASIQNRTPGDLVGEVLEDYFFD; encoded by the coding sequence ATGACGGACGATAACAGGCCGCCGGCCGATTCGGGGGACCAGCCGACGCTACCCGCCGACAGAGAGGAACCGGTCGGCGAGCCCGTCGTCCGAGCGGACCCCGCCATCACCGGACACAGGGCGCACGAAGCCGTCGGCTTCGACCCCGACGACCCCGAGAGCATCTCCCTCGCCGCCGAGACGGTTCGGGCCTTCTCCGAGAACACCGTCGGCGCGGAGGACAACGTGTACATGCTCCGCGGCGCGGCGGCGTGTGCGGCCCTCGTCCGCGGCGTCGGGTCCTACAAGGAGGCGGCCGAACGCGCCGGCGGCGACGTCTCGGTCTCGTTCATCCGCAAGTGGGCGCGGGTTCACGACCTGCCGCAGGGCATCCGTCGGCACGTCGCCCGGGGCCACATCGCGCCGACGGCGGCGAAGCACATCGCCCGCGTTCCCGGGCCCGACCGGTTCGACATCGCGTGGGCGGTCATCGACGGCGACCTGACCGTCAGAGAGGTCCGACAGGTGGCGAGCGAGGTCAACGACGGCCGTTCCGTTTCCGAGGCGTTAGCCGACCGGGACGTCCAGTTCGGCCGACTCGAACTGTCGCTGCCGCCGGACGCGTACCGCGAACTCCGGCGGCGCGCGTCGATACAGAACCGCACGCCCGGCGACTTGGTCGGCGAAGTGCTCGAAGACTACTTCTTCGACTGA
- a CDS encoding M20/M25/M40 family metallo-hydrolase yields MSERSAPADTELGSFVDRLLRFDTTGGDEREAQRWLKRQLDAFGFETFEWTADAERLADHPSFPDDPAEIDAAGRPSVAGVFEFGTPEDGPTLILNGHVDVVPAESENWTADPFDPVWSDDGETTLTARGAVDMKSAVGACVFAARDLKSRVESGEADANGRLVVESVAGEEEGGIGAAAAALDNPYPFERDAAIVAEPTDRRAVTATEGTVMKRLRIRGRAAHAATRWRGEDVLPHFERIRRAFFELEAERGESVEHPLYEEYPVPWPVCVGRVEAGEWASSVAGALTAEWRLGVAPGETVAEVEAAFEERLDEVAAADEWLREHPPTFERFSIQFEPAEIDADEPVVRALRDAMAATGHEDTDPAGATYGADSRLYVEAGVPTVLYGPGTVEQAHFPDESIEWADVEAVRETLTEAAANFLQSKK; encoded by the coding sequence ATGAGCGAACGCTCCGCCCCGGCGGACACCGAACTCGGGTCGTTCGTGGACCGACTCCTCAGGTTCGACACCACCGGCGGCGACGAACGCGAGGCCCAGCGGTGGCTGAAGCGGCAGTTGGACGCCTTCGGTTTCGAGACGTTCGAGTGGACCGCAGACGCCGAGCGACTGGCCGACCACCCGTCGTTCCCGGACGACCCCGCCGAAATCGACGCCGCGGGCCGACCGAGCGTCGCGGGCGTGTTCGAGTTCGGCACGCCCGAGGACGGACCGACGCTGATTCTGAACGGCCACGTGGACGTGGTGCCCGCCGAGTCGGAGAACTGGACCGCGGACCCGTTCGACCCCGTCTGGTCCGACGACGGGGAGACGACGCTCACCGCCCGCGGCGCGGTGGACATGAAATCGGCGGTGGGCGCGTGCGTGTTCGCGGCGCGCGACCTGAAGTCGCGGGTCGAATCCGGCGAAGCGGACGCGAACGGCCGCCTCGTCGTCGAGAGCGTCGCCGGCGAGGAAGAGGGCGGCATCGGCGCGGCGGCGGCCGCACTCGACAACCCCTACCCCTTCGAGCGCGACGCCGCGATAGTCGCGGAACCGACCGACAGGCGCGCCGTCACCGCCACCGAGGGGACGGTGATGAAGCGCCTCCGAATCCGCGGGCGGGCGGCCCACGCCGCGACGCGGTGGCGCGGCGAGGACGTGCTTCCGCACTTCGAGCGGATACGCCGAGCGTTCTTCGAGTTGGAAGCCGAACGCGGCGAGTCCGTCGAACACCCCCTCTACGAGGAGTACCCCGTTCCGTGGCCGGTGTGCGTCGGGCGCGTCGAGGCGGGCGAGTGGGCCTCGAGCGTCGCCGGAGCGCTGACGGCGGAGTGGCGTCTCGGCGTCGCGCCCGGCGAAACCGTCGCGGAGGTGGAAGCCGCCTTCGAGGAGCGACTGGACGAGGTTGCGGCGGCCGACGAGTGGTTGCGCGAGCACCCGCCGACGTTCGAGCGATTCTCGATTCAGTTCGAACCCGCCGAAATCGACGCCGACGAACCCGTCGTTCGAGCGCTTCGGGACGCGATGGCGGCGACCGGACACGAGGACACCGACCCGGCGGGCGCGACGTACGGCGCGGACTCGCGCCTCTACGTCGAAGCGGGCGTACCGACGGTGCTGTACGGGCCGGGGACCGTCGAACAGGCGCACTTCCCCGACGAGAGTATCGAGTGGGCGGACGTAGAGGCCGTGCGCGAGACGCTGACGGAGGCGGCCGCGAACTTCCTTCAGTCGAAGAAGTAG
- a CDS encoding acyl-CoA dehydrogenase has protein sequence MSGTVRDYLADAYNPTIRGSAILLSTSGFVLFVFLGSPDFTDPYYLFGLGTTILAVISAVIMLVSVRMERR, from the coding sequence ATGTCTGGGACTGTTCGGGACTACCTTGCGGACGCGTACAACCCGACAATACGGGGCTCAGCGATTCTCTTGTCCACGTCGGGTTTTGTGCTGTTCGTATTCCTCGGCAGTCCAGATTTCACGGATCCGTACTACCTCTTCGGACTCGGAACGACGATATTGGCGGTCATCTCGGCGGTGATTATGCTCGTTTCCGTCAGAATGGAGCGCCGTTAG
- the pepF gene encoding oligoendopeptidase F has translation MSSVPERSEIEREYKWDVEDIYASDDAWEEAFEAVRERLDELSAYEGRVTESPETLLELLELQEDIMREVSKVASYASLRSAEDTRNQEYQALSTKAQSLASQASSAASFIEPELQELDESDVEEFVEEEPALAEYEHFFDDALRMKPHTRSAEVEELLAELGEVAGASSDIYNMLSNADMTFPTVENPEGEAVEISQGNFTKLQKHPNREFRREVYEQFYDEWEDVRNSVGTALKNSVKKDVKYARARNYDTAREAALDGPNVPVEVYDNLLETVRDNLDYLHRHAELKQEALDVDDLRMWDLYMSLTGEEGPEITYEEAKEYIIEAVAPLGEEYQERLAEGLESRWVDVYENRGKRSGAFSSGTYDTQPFIMMNYQDDIASMFTLAHELGHSMHSELAKEAQPWQYADYEIFVAEVASTVNETLLTHYLLENAEDDELRTHVLDEYLERFRSTLYRQTMFADFELQMHEISEEGGALTPDRLDEMYGDLKAEFYEPAETDDRIGREWMRIPHFYYNYYVYQYSTGISAAVAIVERILEEGEDAAADYREALALGGSKYPIEVLETAGVDMASPEPIESAVSVYGEYLDEIAELLDLE, from the coding sequence ATGAGTTCGGTTCCCGAGCGGAGCGAAATCGAGCGGGAGTACAAGTGGGACGTCGAGGACATCTACGCCAGCGACGACGCGTGGGAGGAGGCGTTCGAGGCCGTCAGAGAGCGTCTGGACGAACTGTCCGCCTACGAGGGCCGCGTCACCGAGAGTCCCGAAACCCTCCTCGAACTGCTCGAACTGCAGGAGGACATCATGCGAGAGGTGTCGAAGGTGGCCAGTTACGCCAGCCTTCGGAGCGCCGAGGACACGCGGAACCAAGAGTACCAAGCGCTCTCGACGAAAGCGCAGTCGCTGGCGTCGCAGGCGTCTTCCGCGGCCAGTTTCATCGAGCCGGAACTGCAGGAACTCGACGAGTCCGACGTCGAGGAGTTCGTCGAGGAGGAACCCGCCCTCGCGGAGTACGAGCACTTCTTCGACGACGCCCTCCGGATGAAGCCGCACACTCGCTCCGCCGAAGTCGAGGAACTCCTCGCGGAGTTGGGCGAGGTGGCGGGCGCGTCGAGCGACATCTACAACATGCTCTCGAACGCGGACATGACGTTCCCCACAGTCGAGAACCCCGAGGGCGAGGCCGTCGAGATATCGCAGGGCAACTTCACGAAACTCCAGAAGCACCCGAACCGCGAGTTCCGCCGCGAGGTGTACGAGCAGTTCTACGACGAGTGGGAGGACGTGCGCAACTCCGTGGGGACGGCGCTGAAAAACAGCGTCAAGAAGGACGTGAAGTACGCCCGAGCGCGGAACTACGATACCGCCCGGGAAGCCGCCCTCGACGGCCCGAACGTCCCCGTGGAGGTGTACGACAACCTGCTCGAAACCGTCCGCGACAACCTCGATTACCTCCACCGCCACGCCGAGTTGAAGCAGGAGGCACTCGACGTCGATGACCTGCGGATGTGGGACCTCTACATGTCGCTGACGGGCGAGGAGGGTCCCGAAATCACCTACGAGGAGGCGAAGGAGTACATCATCGAGGCCGTCGCACCCCTCGGCGAGGAGTACCAAGAGCGACTCGCGGAGGGCTTGGAGTCCCGGTGGGTGGACGTCTACGAGAATCGGGGCAAGCGCTCGGGCGCGTTCTCCTCGGGCACGTACGACACCCAGCCGTTCATCATGATGAACTACCAGGACGACATCGCCTCGATGTTCACCCTCGCGCACGAACTAGGCCACTCGATGCACTCGGAGTTGGCGAAGGAGGCGCAACCGTGGCAGTACGCCGACTACGAGATTTTCGTCGCCGAAGTCGCCTCGACGGTCAACGAGACGCTCCTGACCCACTACCTCCTCGAAAACGCCGAGGACGACGAACTCCGCACGCACGTCTTAGACGAGTACCTCGAACGCTTCCGCTCGACGCTGTACCGCCAGACGATGTTCGCGGACTTCGAGTTGCAGATGCACGAGATAAGCGAGGAGGGCGGCGCACTCACCCCGGACCGGCTCGACGAGATGTACGGCGACCTGAAGGCGGAGTTCTACGAACCCGCCGAGACGGACGACCGAATCGGACGCGAGTGGATGCGCATCCCGCACTTCTACTACAACTACTACGTCTACCAGTACTCGACGGGCATCTCCGCCGCCGTCGCCATCGTCGAACGCATCCTCGAAGAGGGCGAGGACGCCGCCGCGGACTACCGCGAGGCACTCGCCCTCGGCGGGTCGAAGTACCCCATCGAGGTGTTGGAGACGGCGGGCGTGGACATGGCGTCGCCCGAACCCATCGAGTCCGCGGTGTCGGTGTACGGCGAGTACCTAGACGAGATAGCGGAGTTGCTGGACCTCGAATAG
- a CDS encoding DUF7563 family protein produces the protein MPQCENCGSFVTAEYVRVFAPDEMDNPRVCPNCEDKVRDGAEVREARATRH, from the coding sequence ATGCCGCAATGTGAAAACTGTGGTTCGTTCGTCACCGCGGAGTACGTCCGAGTTTTCGCCCCGGACGAGATGGACAACCCCCGTGTGTGTCCGAACTGCGAAGACAAGGTCAGGGACGGAGCGGAGGTTCGCGAGGCGCGCGCGACGCGGCACTAA
- a CDS encoding RNA 2'-phosphotransferase, translated as MGAIRRCRDHGFFDGDACPVCGVGGRVVLSSERRTRLSKFVSGALRHFPDDAGITVSEAGWAEFADLLAAVERKYDWADEEALRGVVATDPKGRFERDDGRIRAAYGHSIDVDLDADAGDDPEADADADDPIPDVLYHGTAPRNLDAIREEGLKPMNRREVHLSESVEEAREVGSRHAPDPAVLRVDAAGLRESGREIRKRGKAVYTTERVPPTHLTVLSDGE; from the coding sequence ATGGGTGCGATTCGTCGCTGTCGAGACCACGGGTTCTTCGACGGGGACGCGTGTCCCGTCTGCGGCGTCGGCGGGCGCGTCGTCCTCTCGTCGGAGCGACGGACTCGGCTCTCGAAGTTCGTCAGCGGTGCGCTCCGGCACTTCCCCGACGACGCGGGTATCACCGTCTCCGAGGCCGGATGGGCCGAGTTCGCCGACCTACTGGCGGCGGTCGAACGGAAGTACGACTGGGCGGACGAAGAGGCACTCCGGGGTGTCGTCGCCACGGACCCGAAGGGGCGATTCGAACGCGACGACGGGCGCATCCGGGCCGCGTACGGACACTCCATCGACGTGGACCTCGACGCGGACGCGGGCGACGACCCCGAAGCAGACGCCGACGCCGACGACCCGATTCCGGACGTTCTGTACCACGGCACCGCGCCGCGGAATCTGGACGCCATCCGCGAGGAGGGGCTGAAACCGATGAACCGGCGGGAGGTACACCTCTCCGAGTCCGTCGAGGAGGCCCGGGAAGTGGGGTCGCGCCACGCCCCGGACCCGGCGGTCCTCCGGGTGGACGCCGCCGGCCTCCGCGAGTCCGGGCGCGAGATTCGGAAGCGCGGGAAGGCCGTCTACACGACCGAACGCGTCCCGCCGACGCACCTGACGGTGCTCTCGGACGGCGAGTAG
- a CDS encoding M28 family peptidase — protein sequence MDRRDSPADADAAAAAALGRAWTDDAAWEFLTRLTSIGNRMGGSDGERRAAELVAEAFRGSGVEDVRERPFEMRAWHRGRSTLRLTAPDERTFDAVALPYSPSGDVTGELADVGHGTPDEIDEADVDGKIAVASTTTPSGGRFVHRMEKFGYAVDSGAEAFVFVNHVPGQLPPTGSLTFGEEAVAPAVGVSKESGAWLTDYADRGVTARLTVEAETTPGESRNVVGRVGPDTDEELLLVAHYDAHDIAEGALDNGCGIATVVVAARILAAMDLPLGVRVAAVGCEETGLLGSERLADEFDDDRLKAVVNVDGAGRFRDLVAMTHTSDATERVARRVSDRTRHPIRIKPEPHPFSDQWPFVRAGVPALQLHSDSGERGRGWGHTHADTRDKVDDRNIREHAMLTALLVRELAGETEVPRLDADTLAAAFRAEDFEAGMRAANLWPDEWA from the coding sequence ATGGACCGACGCGACTCACCGGCGGACGCGGACGCGGCGGCGGCCGCGGCCCTCGGGCGGGCGTGGACCGACGACGCGGCGTGGGAGTTTCTCACCCGCCTCACCAGCATCGGAAACCGCATGGGCGGGAGCGACGGCGAACGGCGCGCGGCGGAACTCGTCGCCGAGGCGTTCCGCGGTTCGGGCGTCGAAGACGTTCGAGAGCGACCGTTCGAGATGCGGGCGTGGCACCGCGGGAGATCGACACTCCGCCTCACCGCGCCCGACGAACGGACCTTCGACGCCGTCGCCCTCCCGTACTCGCCGTCGGGCGACGTGACGGGCGAACTCGCAGACGTGGGCCACGGGACGCCCGACGAGATAGACGAGGCGGACGTAGACGGCAAGATAGCCGTCGCCTCGACCACCACGCCCTCGGGCGGGCGGTTCGTCCACCGGATGGAGAAGTTCGGCTACGCCGTCGACTCCGGCGCGGAGGCGTTCGTCTTCGTCAACCACGTCCCCGGTCAACTGCCGCCGACCGGTTCCTTGACGTTCGGCGAGGAGGCCGTCGCGCCCGCCGTCGGCGTCAGCAAGGAGTCCGGCGCGTGGTTGACCGACTACGCCGACCGGGGCGTGACGGCGCGCCTGACCGTGGAGGCGGAGACGACGCCCGGCGAGAGTCGGAACGTCGTCGGGCGCGTCGGCCCCGACACCGACGAGGAACTCCTCTTGGTCGCCCACTACGACGCCCACGACATCGCGGAGGGCGCGCTAGACAACGGGTGCGGCATCGCCACCGTCGTCGTCGCGGCGCGAATCCTCGCGGCGATGGACCTCCCCCTCGGCGTCCGCGTCGCCGCCGTCGGGTGCGAGGAGACCGGACTGCTCGGTTCCGAACGACTCGCGGACGAATTCGACGACGACCGACTGAAGGCCGTCGTCAACGTCGACGGCGCGGGTCGGTTCCGCGACTTGGTGGCGATGACGCACACCTCCGACGCCACCGAACGCGTCGCCCGCCGTGTCTCCGACCGGACGCGGCACCCGATTCGGATAAAGCCCGAACCGCACCCGTTCAGCGACCAGTGGCCCTTCGTCCGGGCGGGCGTCCCCGCCTTACAACTCCACAGCGATAGCGGCGAACGCGGGCGGGGGTGGGGCCACACCCACGCCGACACTCGCGACAAGGTGGACGACCGAAATATCCGCGAACACGCGATGCTCACCGCTCTGTTGGTCCGGGAACTCGCCGGGGAGACGGAGGTGCCGCGACTCGACGCCGATACGCTCGCGGCGGCGTTCCGCGCCGAGGACTTCGAGGCGGGGATGCGGGCGGCGAATCTCTGGCCCGACGAGTGGGCGTGA
- a CDS encoding HAD family hydrolase, with the protein MSYDAVIFDDDGVLAVPTATDVRRRAVRTAFAEFSVEPTTEGVDSVVHGSIARIRRVCDVHGIDHEEFWKRHEAAAAAAQIEAMERGRKTLYDDVSALSGLDQPMAVVGDTQREAVEHLVDRFGLEDLFEAAYGREPSVEGFRRRKPSPHYLARAVEELGAENVLYVGDSNVDVLAASRAGVDSAFVRRPHRANYELAADPTYEVRSLRDVVSLC; encoded by the coding sequence ATGAGTTACGACGCGGTCATCTTCGACGACGACGGGGTGTTGGCGGTGCCGACGGCCACCGACGTGCGCCGACGGGCGGTTCGGACGGCGTTCGCTGAGTTCTCCGTCGAACCGACCACGGAGGGCGTAGACAGCGTCGTCCACGGGAGCATCGCCCGCATCCGGCGCGTCTGCGACGTGCACGGCATCGACCACGAGGAGTTCTGGAAGCGACACGAGGCGGCGGCCGCGGCGGCCCAAATCGAGGCGATGGAGCGCGGCCGGAAGACGCTCTACGACGACGTGTCGGCGCTCTCCGGACTCGACCAGCCGATGGCCGTCGTGGGGGACACCCAACGCGAGGCGGTCGAACACCTCGTCGACCGGTTCGGACTCGAAGACCTGTTCGAGGCGGCGTACGGGCGCGAACCGTCCGTCGAGGGGTTCAGACGACGCAAGCCGTCGCCGCACTACCTCGCTCGCGCCGTCGAGGAACTCGGCGCGGAGAACGTCCTCTACGTCGGCGACAGCAACGTGGACGTCCTGGCCGCGAGTCGCGCGGGCGTCGACTCCGCGTTCGTCCGCCGCCCCCACCGCGCGAACTACGAACTCGCCGCCGACCCGACGTACGAGGTGCGGTCGCTCCGGGACGTCGTCTCCCTGTGCTAA
- the truA gene encoding tRNA pseudouridine(38-40) synthase TruA — MRAFRLAYDGRPFHGFQRQPSVPTVENALLSALSGLGVTDDEETVPPGYAAAGRTDAGVSALAQTVAFDCPEWCSPRALNSRLPGSVRAWAAADAPDGFHATHDAVRRSYVYDLYAPDIDDEGARAAADALSGERDFHNLTPDETGTVRDLSLSVERDGDFLVVRATAGGFARELVRRLVSVVRGVGGGDLALSDVDRLLGPESVEGPDGVPPAPPEPLVLVEAAYPELTFERDADAAASAAEVFGRRRRDGLVRARVAGRIREGVEGTKSR, encoded by the coding sequence GTGCGCGCGTTTCGCCTCGCTTACGACGGCCGGCCGTTCCACGGCTTCCAGCGGCAGCCCTCGGTTCCGACCGTCGAGAACGCCCTGCTCTCGGCGCTCTCCGGCCTCGGCGTCACCGACGACGAGGAGACGGTGCCGCCGGGGTACGCCGCCGCCGGACGGACCGACGCGGGCGTCTCCGCACTCGCGCAGACGGTGGCGTTCGACTGCCCCGAGTGGTGTTCGCCGCGGGCGCTGAACAGTCGACTTCCCGGAAGCGTCAGGGCGTGGGCGGCCGCCGACGCCCCCGACGGCTTCCACGCGACCCACGACGCCGTCCGAAGGTCGTACGTCTACGACCTCTACGCGCCCGATATCGACGACGAGGGTGCGCGCGCCGCGGCGGACGCCCTCTCGGGCGAACGCGACTTCCACAACCTCACGCCGGACGAGACGGGGACGGTTCGGGACCTCTCGCTTTCGGTCGAACGCGACGGCGACTTCCTCGTCGTCCGGGCGACGGCGGGCGGGTTCGCCCGCGAACTCGTCCGCAGACTCGTCTCCGTCGTCCGCGGCGTCGGAGGCGGTGACCTCGCTCTCTCGGACGTGGACCGCCTCCTCGGCCCCGAGAGCGTCGAGGGGCCGGACGGAGTCCCGCCCGCGCCGCCGGAACCCCTCGTCCTCGTCGAGGCGGCGTACCCCGAGTTGACGTTCGAACGGGACGCCGACGCGGCGGCGAGTGCCGCCGAGGTGTTCGGACGACGGCGACGCGACGGCCTCGTGCGGGCGCGCGTCGCCGGGCGCATCCGCGAGGGCGTCGAAGGTACGAAATCTCGGTAG